TTTTAGTACCTCTAGTTGTCCCCACCAAATTTTAGCTCATCTAGAGGTCTTTAGAATTTATGGTGATTTTTGGAAGAAAGTGACAGTGCAGTTTTTCTGCTGCAGGGCAGTTTCAGTAATTTCCCTTTATCTAAATATGTAGCACCGAAAAATTCATGATTCTTGAATCGTTGGCAAGCTTGTTTGAATACGGAGGTGTTGATATGAAAGTTTGCACATTCTCGTTGTCGTTTGCACTGGTTTCAATAGCAAGTTTCTCGCGCATTAGCGGTTAAATGCCCGTTTTTCCTCTATGATGTGTATAAGTTCGATTTGAGTTGGCCTTAGTAATTCTGATATTTTGATGTTACTTTGGCGATTAGAGGCTGTTAAGAGATTTGGGGATGAGTCTTAGGCCTAGTGACAAGAGTTTGCTGTTAAGAGGTTGTTCACTAAAAGTACCATTTGGTCAATGTCAGTTCCCTGGACTTTTCTTGTAATTTTGAAATGCTTTTGAAGCTGCTAGTTATTCCTGTTCTCACTTTCGATCTAGTTGTGCCCACCAAGCCCATCCAAATCTAACCCAAAATATCGCAAATACTGCACTGTCTTAACCTCAATTGACACccttcaatttcaatttcaatttcttttttctcttcctcttggaaTCCTAATCAGTAGCCACAGTCCTATACTCACTAGTCGCTCCAATCGCATTTTACTTCTGCCATTGTTGCCGGTGCTCTCCACTGCGTTGCTGTCTGTTAGTGTTCATTTTTCGAACTCTCCGTAGTCCTATGCTCATTATCCACTCTTTGATGCAACATTGCCCACAAGGGTGGACCAACGAATGCCAGCTGTTGTTTCTTTACTGTTGATGCTGTGAACTAATAAGGATTGTTCTTTCTTGACAGAACTGAATTCAACAACTTAACTATTGTTAGACACGACAAGATGCGAGTTCAGAGACTTTCAGGAATGCAGAAGCAAGTACTCAGCTTATATAGAGGATTTCTTCGTGTCGCCCGATCCAAATCTGATAAAGAACGACACAAGATAGAGTCGATAATATCAGAAGAGTTCCGCCGAAATTCCACGGAAGTAGACCGGAAGAATTTTCAATACATTGAGTACTTACTCCGTCGTGGCAAGAAACAGCTTGATCAGCTTAGGAGCCCTGGCACCACTGGGTTAACTTCATTAGAAGTTGATTTGTCTAGAACCAACAAGACTAACTCTTAAAGTAAGGATTAGAATGCATGTCATTTGTTATTACcaaataaatatatttgtaaTCATGTTTTAACATCATATactaattttaacaaaatatttaattgtaatttcATGCTATAGATTTGCACATATTGATTACCAAAATATTTAATGGTAATTTCATGCTATAAATTGTTTGCACATTAGACACTTTCCCAAACTTTAAAGACCCATGCAAATGCTTAGCTTTAAGCTAGACTAGGATACTTATATAATTAATTGTATATCAAATTTCATAATTAGAAATGTTACAAAGCCAATGATTTTTGGCCAGTAGTGAACTAATATactagattttttttatattttattagttttttacaCACACGCATATACACATAATTTAATATCATTTGTACTCATATTATACGGTCTGTAGTCTGTGCACAGATTGATAGAGCATACATATTAAATCATTATATTTTGCAACACGAATTCCCCTTTTCCCTCTTCCGGTGCTGCCTCTTCCTCTTGTGGCATTGTCCCTCCCTCCAGTGATTACCTTTTCATAATCAAAATGTTAAAGAAGTTAAAGGCTCTGAAATTCTGATCTGGTTGAAAACCTTTCTAGAAGCATTATTGTTGATATTGTTAATACCATGCAAGGTTATCCTCCTATGGATATTGGCTCTTTATATCTTAGGGAGGTTTGTGATATTGTCGCTCTTGGAATATTTTCTCTTGTTTTTAATTCTCTTTCGCTATTAGTGATATTCCAGCTTTAGATCTCCGGTTCCATAACCCAAGAAAGTGGTGTTGTGAGGAGAATTCATTTTCTCGGTTGTTATGGCTTGAGATTAATGGTGTTCAACCTTGAAGGCTATTAATGGAATTTGGTGTTCATGtgttgattttgatgaaaaatagCTTCTAGAAGGTTCCTCTGCTGTTAAAGCATGCTTTCTTTGAATATGGGTGAATTTTCTTATGTGGTTAGGGTTCTTGAAAGCTCAGTATGGCCTTCAGAGCCCGTATCTCTTTTAAGCCACAAGGTGTTTCAGCCTTGTCGTCTTGATGTATGCAAGTAATTCTAATGTAGCTCTTGAATAGATATTGAGCTTTTATTCCAGACAAAAAGTATTACAAACGTTCAAGGCAACATTAGGAAGAAGAAAGACCCAGAATCCCTAGCACGAATCAAACATGAAACACATTTGATTACcataattatatatgtatttattttacATTATAGACATCACACcatcaatttatttattattatttatcattaGATGAGAGGTTATTGTAGACACCATAGTTTTTGCATGCATGATGAACACATCAAGCACcctttattattgttgttgttgtttccCATCATCTATGGTTTAACAAGCATGAGAGCTTCCATCTCCTCCTTGAACATGGGCATAGCATCATTAGGCAGAGAAACAAAGATTCTAACACCTCCATTCATTGAAGGATCCAAGTCACTAGGAGGTGAAAAAATGCACACTCCAACTGTCCCAAACATGTTGCATGGTGCCGGTACCATGTTCACTGGCTTAGCCCACCCTTTGTTCATGTTTTCCAACATACCCAAGTGCATCCAACTAGACAAAACCATAGATGCACCGATACCTTGATAATCAAAGTGCTCTATTTTTGTCTCTTTTGTGTCAATAGCATTCCTTATATACTCCTTTGAGAAACCAAGCTTCTTAGTCTCTTTGATCATCTTTACCACATGGGATAGTGGCTTTTCATTGAGTTCCTTTACTGTTAGCACAACTTTTGGGTCCACAAAAGCATTCCCATAATACCCTTC
Above is a genomic segment from Arachis stenosperma cultivar V10309 chromosome 1, arast.V10309.gnm1.PFL2, whole genome shotgun sequence containing:
- the LOC130939314 gene encoding succinate dehydrogenase assembly factor 1, mitochondrial produces the protein MRVQRLSGMQKQVLSLYRGFLRVARSKSDKERHKIESIISEEFRRNSTEVDRKNFQYIEYLLRRGKKQLDQLRSPGTTGLTSLEVDLSRTNKTNS